From Magnolia sinica isolate HGM2019 chromosome 13, MsV1, whole genome shotgun sequence, one genomic window encodes:
- the LOC131222359 gene encoding uncharacterized protein LOC131222359, with product MAKRRAKKTIKEQHSTLERDSNNTQEELPAPVEKQLCTFSNHEVERRITAIQAIRDAEIEHLLTQLRLLRSYFSKEQLETPALQFFAKNLPSLSVVKNEEDGQFELEWKSKDNNPPISYDDERNGCASFMQRTSIGYPDCSDAFPAISGFQFSSEAVKTNFLEAASLHIQDFGLEELSQTQMLGFQDAFQTPGVNSQRLSVGVTPKTLRLPKNGEMLLSVRGSPLGVYREEDNMEAIHESEEG from the exons ATGGCAAAACGGAGAGCCAAGAAAACAATTAAAGAACAACATTCAACACTTGAGAGAGATTCCAACAACACCCAGGAGGAGCTGCCAGCACCAGTTGAGAAGCAACTATGTACGTTCAGCAATCATGAAG TGGAACGCCGAATTACTGCCATTCAGGCTATTCGTGATGCAGAGATTGAGCACTTGCTGACTCAATTACGTTTGCTTCGCTCCTACTTTAGCAAGGAACAATTGGAAACCCCTGCCCTACAATTTTTTGCAAAAAATCTGCCTAGCTTGTCTGtggtaaaaaatgaagaagatgggcAGTTCGAACTGGAATGGAAGTCTAAAGATAATAATCCACCAATTAGCTATGATGATGAAAGAAATGGGTGTGCATCCTTTATGCAGCGGACATCCATTGGATATCCTGATTGCAGTGATGCTTTCCCAGCTATCAGCGGCTTTCAATTTTCAAGTGAAGCAG TGAAAACAAACTTTTTGGAGGCTGCAAGCCTGCACATCCAAGATTTt ggtttggaggaactATCACAGACTCAAATGCTAGGATTTCAAGATGCTTTCCAAACTCCTGGG GTGAATAGCCAAAGATTATCTGTTGGTGTGACACCAAAAACTCTAAGACTGCCCAAGAATGGAGAGATGCTTCTATCTGTTCGTGGGTCTCCTCTTGGGGTGTACAGGGAAGAAGATAACATGGAAGCCATACACG AGTCTGAGGAGGGTTGA